A single region of the Pseudorhodoplanes sp. genome encodes:
- a CDS encoding substrate-binding domain-containing protein — MRLLKRLSLASIVAIASSNVAHARDQIRVVGSSTVYPFTTTAAEQFGRSSTFKTPVVEATGTGGGIKLFCAGLGVNRPDATNASRRMKLSEFNDCQAKGVKDIIELNIGFDGLTLVHAKKARPLRLTLAQLFLALVKDVLNENEELVANPHIYWSDIDKSLPYTKIEIFGPPPTSGTRDSLHELLMQKGAEDVPDYAALKKNNPKKFERIWKSIREDGAYVEAGENDNAIVQKLEGNHDAFGILGYSFLEENAAKLRGVAFDGVAPDYDSITSGKYKGGRRIYVYFKKAHIGVVPGIDKFIQEYLSNKAVGEDGYLTRKGLIPLPAQELAEARAAASDLTPMEPPSQ; from the coding sequence TTGAGATTGCTAAAGCGGCTGAGTCTGGCGAGCATTGTCGCCATCGCATCGTCAAATGTCGCGCATGCGCGCGACCAAATCCGTGTCGTCGGCTCGTCCACCGTTTATCCGTTCACCACGACGGCGGCGGAGCAGTTTGGACGAAGCTCAACCTTCAAGACACCGGTTGTCGAAGCGACCGGCACGGGCGGCGGCATCAAGCTGTTTTGCGCTGGCCTCGGCGTCAATCGTCCGGACGCTACCAATGCATCGCGTCGCATGAAGCTGAGCGAGTTCAACGACTGCCAGGCCAAGGGCGTCAAGGACATCATCGAGCTCAATATCGGATTTGACGGGCTCACGCTGGTTCACGCAAAGAAAGCCCGGCCGCTCAGGCTGACACTGGCGCAATTGTTCCTGGCACTGGTCAAGGACGTGCTCAATGAAAACGAAGAACTCGTCGCCAATCCGCACATCTATTGGTCCGACATCGACAAATCCCTGCCATATACCAAGATTGAGATTTTCGGGCCTCCGCCGACATCCGGCACCCGCGACTCGCTGCATGAACTTCTGATGCAAAAGGGCGCCGAAGATGTGCCCGACTATGCCGCGCTGAAGAAGAACAATCCCAAAAAGTTTGAACGCATCTGGAAATCGATCCGCGAGGATGGCGCTTATGTCGAGGCCGGCGAAAACGACAATGCCATCGTCCAGAAGCTGGAAGGCAACCATGACGCCTTCGGGATTCTCGGTTACTCCTTTCTGGAGGAAAATGCCGCCAAGCTGCGGGGTGTCGCTTTCGACGGCGTCGCGCCGGACTACGATTCAATCACCAGTGGCAAATACAAGGGTGGCCGACGCATCTACGTCTATTTCAAGAAGGCGCATATCGGCGTCGTGCCGGGCATCGACAAGTTCATCCAGGAATATCTGTCAAACAAGGCTGTCGGCGAAGATGGCTATCTGACCAGAAAGGGTCTCATCCCGCTGCCGGCGCAAGAGCTTGCCGAAGCGCGGGCGGCAGCTTCGGACCTGACGCCGATGGAACCGCCGTCACAGTAG
- a CDS encoding adenylosuccinate synthase, which produces MANVVVVGSQWGDEGKGKIVDWLSEQADVVVRFQGGHNAGHTLVIDGKTYKLSLLPSGVVRGGKLSVIGNGVVIDPRALVDEIDRLTAQGVAVTPDNLRIAENASLILSLHRELDALREEASSASTRIGTTKRGIGPAYEDKVGRRAIRVMDLADGQSLVHKIERLLTHHNALRRGLNLPEISSAALHKELMDLAPRVLPYVASSWWLLDEKRREGKRILFEGAQGALLDVDHGTYPYVTSSNTVAAQAATGSGLGPGAIDYVLGICKAYTTRVGEGPFPTEQDNDIGREIGKRGNEFGTVTGRPRRCGWFDAVLVRQTVRTSGINGIALTKLDILDGFEEIQVCVRYRLDGREIDYLPASEHAQARVEPVYETVEGWQDVTAGARSWAELPAQAIKYVRRIEELIGCPVALLSTSPEREDTILVQNPFEA; this is translated from the coding sequence ATGGCGAATGTGGTGGTCGTCGGTTCGCAATGGGGCGACGAAGGCAAAGGCAAGATTGTCGACTGGCTCTCGGAGCAGGCCGATGTGGTGGTCCGTTTCCAGGGTGGGCATAACGCCGGCCACACGCTGGTGATCGATGGAAAAACCTACAAGCTGTCGCTCTTGCCGTCTGGTGTCGTGCGCGGCGGCAAGCTGTCGGTGATCGGCAACGGCGTGGTGATCGATCCGCGCGCACTCGTCGACGAGATCGATCGTCTGACCGCGCAGGGCGTCGCGGTCACGCCCGACAATCTGCGCATTGCGGAAAATGCCTCGCTGATTCTTTCGTTGCATCGCGAACTCGACGCGCTGCGCGAGGAAGCGTCCAGCGCTTCTACCCGCATCGGCACCACCAAGCGCGGTATCGGCCCGGCTTATGAAGACAAGGTCGGCCGCCGCGCCATCCGCGTCATGGATCTCGCCGACGGGCAGAGTCTCGTGCACAAGATCGAGCGCCTGCTCACGCATCACAATGCACTGCGGCGCGGCCTCAATCTGCCGGAAATCAGCAGCGCAGCGCTGCACAAGGAACTGATGGATCTCGCTCCGCGCGTTCTGCCTTATGTCGCGTCGAGTTGGTGGTTGCTCGACGAGAAGCGGCGCGAGGGCAAGCGCATCCTGTTTGAGGGTGCGCAGGGCGCGCTGCTGGATGTCGACCACGGCACATATCCTTACGTGACGTCGTCGAATACCGTGGCCGCACAGGCGGCGACCGGATCGGGTCTCGGGCCAGGCGCGATCGATTATGTGCTCGGCATCTGCAAGGCCTACACCACTCGCGTCGGCGAGGGACCCTTCCCGACCGAGCAGGACAACGACATCGGCCGGGAGATCGGCAAGCGCGGAAATGAATTCGGAACGGTAACCGGCCGCCCGCGCCGCTGCGGCTGGTTCGACGCGGTGCTGGTGCGGCAAACTGTCCGCACCAGCGGCATTAACGGCATCGCCTTGACCAAGCTCGACATTCTCGACGGTTTTGAGGAAATTCAGGTTTGCGTCCGCTATCGCCTGGACGGTCGGGAGATCGACTATCTGCCCGCCAGCGAGCATGCACAGGCGCGCGTGGAACCTGTTTATGAAACCGTCGAGGGCTGGCAAGATGTCACCGCTGGGGCGCGCTCCTGGGCCGAACTGCCGGCCCAGGCCATCAAATATGTGCGCCGGATCGAGGAATTGATCGGATGTCCGGTAGCCTTGTTGTCCACTTCTCCGGAGCGCGAAGACACGATCCTGGTTCAGAATCCGTTCGAGGCGTGA
- a CDS encoding DMT family transporter, producing the protein MTDLSGRIGGWLYQQPYLLLAITYFTWGVNLVIGRYAVGHIPPMALTWLRWGLAFLIVLPFAWPHLKRDWPAIRSRPVLMTALAVIGTTGFNAIAYWALHYTQSINAMLIQATSPLMVALVGFAIFRDRLTTAQALGILTSFVGVAIILCRGDFAVLRAVDFNRGDTWFVVAMTLFAIYAVLLRKRPKMHPASFLAFTMGWGTLWLTPVLLWEMSSGAVPIFDLKTVFVLAYSAVFPSVVAYVCYNRGVELVGSNRAAALYPLIVVFGSVVAIPMLGETPQLFHAIGYVLVFAGVIVATRGPRAT; encoded by the coding sequence ATGACCGACCTCTCCGGCCGGATCGGCGGCTGGCTCTATCAGCAGCCCTATCTCTTGCTCGCCATCACCTATTTCACGTGGGGGGTTAACCTCGTGATCGGGCGCTACGCCGTCGGTCACATTCCGCCGATGGCGCTGACCTGGCTGCGCTGGGGCCTCGCCTTCCTGATCGTGCTGCCCTTCGCCTGGCCGCATCTGAAGCGCGACTGGCCGGCGATCCGCTCCCGCCCAGTGTTGATGACGGCGCTGGCGGTGATCGGCACCACCGGATTCAACGCCATCGCCTATTGGGCTCTGCACTATACGCAATCGATCAACGCCATGCTGATCCAGGCCACTTCGCCGCTGATGGTGGCGCTGGTCGGCTTCGCGATTTTCCGCGACCGGCTGACAACGGCGCAGGCGCTCGGAATCCTCACCTCGTTCGTCGGCGTCGCCATCATCCTGTGCCGCGGCGATTTCGCTGTGCTGCGCGCCGTCGATTTCAATCGGGGCGACACCTGGTTTGTGGTGGCGATGACGCTCTTTGCCATCTACGCAGTGCTGCTGCGCAAACGGCCGAAGATGCATCCCGCCTCGTTCCTCGCCTTCACCATGGGATGGGGCACGCTCTGGCTGACGCCGGTGCTGCTCTGGGAGATGAGCAGCGGCGCGGTTCCCATATTCGACCTCAAGACTGTTTTTGTGCTCGCCTATTCAGCGGTGTTTCCCTCCGTCGTCGCCTATGTCTGCTACAACCGCGGAGTCGAGCTCGTTGGCTCCAATCGCGCCGCGGCGCTCTATCCGCTGATCGTGGTATTCGGATCGGTGGTAGCGATACCGATGCTTGGCGAAACGCCGCAGCTCTTCCATGCCATCGGCTATGTGCTGGTCTTCGCCGGCGTGATCGTGGCGACGCGCGGGCCGCGCGCCACGTAG
- the serA gene encoding phosphoglycerate dehydrogenase: MTAPKVLISDALSPAAVQIFKDRGIDVDFQPALGKDKEKLAEIIGKYDGLAIRSATKVTPKILANAKNLKVIGRAGIGVDNVDIPAATAKGIIVMNTPFGNSITTAEHAITLMLALAREIPQADASTQAGKWEKNRFMGVEITAKTLGVIGCGNIGSIVADRGLGLKMKVIAFDPFLSPERARDIGVEKVDLDDLLKRADFITLHTPLTDKTRNIIDANALAKTKKGVRIINCARGGLVDEAALRAALDSKHVAGAAFDVFVEEPATKNVLFGHPNVICTPHLGASTAEAQENVALQVAEQMADYLMTGAITNAINFPSISAEEAPKLKPFVELAEKLGSFAGQLTETGLTKVQIAFEGAVAQMNTRALTSAALAGLLRPMLGDVNVVSAPVIAKERGMIIEETRREMAGDYESLITITVVTERQSRHVSGTVFADGRPRIVNIKGIRMDAEFGPSMIYITNLDKPGFIGKFSGTLGEAGINIATFHVGREAPGGNAVALIEIDGDLPEDVLDKVRALPQVKQAKPLRF, translated from the coding sequence ATGACCGCCCCCAAAGTTCTCATTTCCGACGCTCTCTCTCCCGCCGCCGTGCAGATCTTCAAGGATCGCGGCATCGATGTCGATTTCCAGCCGGCGCTCGGCAAGGACAAGGAGAAGCTCGCCGAAATCATCGGCAAGTATGACGGCCTTGCGATCCGCTCTGCGACCAAGGTGACGCCGAAGATTCTCGCCAACGCGAAGAACCTGAAGGTGATCGGCCGCGCCGGCATCGGCGTCGACAATGTCGACATTCCGGCGGCGACCGCCAAGGGCATCATCGTGATGAACACGCCCTTCGGCAATTCGATCACCACCGCCGAGCACGCGATCACGCTGATGCTGGCGCTGGCGCGCGAGATTCCGCAGGCTGACGCCTCGACGCAGGCAGGCAAGTGGGAAAAGAACCGCTTCATGGGCGTGGAAATCACCGCCAAGACGCTCGGCGTGATCGGCTGCGGCAATATCGGCTCGATCGTTGCCGACCGCGGCCTCGGCCTGAAGATGAAGGTCATCGCCTTCGATCCGTTCCTGTCGCCTGAGCGCGCGCGTGACATCGGGGTCGAAAAGGTCGATCTCGACGACCTCTTGAAGCGTGCCGACTTCATCACCCTGCATACGCCACTCACCGACAAGACCAGGAACATTATCGACGCCAACGCGCTCGCCAAGACCAAGAAGGGCGTGCGCATCATCAACTGCGCCCGCGGCGGTCTTGTCGATGAAGCCGCGCTGCGCGCAGCGCTCGATTCGAAACATGTCGCCGGCGCCGCCTTCGACGTTTTCGTCGAAGAGCCGGCCACCAAGAACGTGTTGTTCGGTCATCCGAACGTCATCTGCACGCCGCATCTCGGCGCCTCCACCGCGGAAGCGCAGGAGAACGTCGCGCTGCAGGTGGCCGAGCAGATGGCCGACTACCTGATGACCGGCGCGATCACCAACGCCATCAACTTCCCCTCGATCAGCGCGGAAGAAGCGCCGAAGCTCAAGCCGTTCGTCGAACTCGCCGAAAAGCTCGGCTCGTTCGCCGGCCAGCTCACCGAAACCGGTCTCACCAAGGTGCAGATCGCTTTTGAGGGCGCCGTCGCGCAGATGAACACGCGCGCGCTCACCTCGGCGGCGCTCGCCGGCCTCCTGCGGCCGATGCTCGGCGACGTCAACGTCGTGTCGGCGCCGGTGATTGCCAAGGAGCGCGGCATGATCATCGAAGAGACCCGGCGCGAGATGGCGGGCGACTATGAAAGCCTGATCACCATCACCGTGGTGACCGAGCGCCAGTCGCGCCATGTGTCGGGCACGGTGTTCGCCGACGGCCGTCCGCGCATCGTCAACATCAAGGGCATTCGCATGGACGCCGAGTTCGGCCCGTCGATGATCTACATCACCAACCTCGACAAGCCGGGCTTCATCGGCAAGTTCTCCGGCACCCTGGGCGAGGCCGGCATCAACATCGCCACCTTCCACGTCGGCCGCGAGGCGCCTGGCGGCAACGCCGTCGCGCTGATCGAGATCGACGGCGACCTGCCGGAGGATGTGCTCGACAAGGTGCGTGCGCTGCCGCAGGTGAAACAGGCCAAGCCGCTGCGGTTCTGA
- a CDS encoding phosphoserine transaminase gives MTAKMPGLRPVTPHFSSGPCAKRPGWSLQALTDALLGRSHRSKPGKAKLKRAIDLTREILQVPADCRIGIVPASDTGAVEMAMWSLLGARPVTMLAWESFGEGWVTDVEKQLKLKDVTVLKAPYGEIPDLSKVDSDTDIVFTWNGTTSGVRVPNADWIRADRKGLTICDATSAAFAQPLDFAKLDVVTFSWQKALGGEAAHGMLILSPRAVERLESHKPAWPLPKIFRMTKGGKLNEGIFVGETINTPSMLCVEDYLDTLSWAKSVGGLKALIARADANTKTIADWVTRTSWIENLATNPATRSNTSVCLKIVDPTVTALSVDAQWTFVKDIVALVEKEGVAYDFANHRDALPGLRIWCGATVETRDVEALLPWLDWAYAKAKESLAKAA, from the coding sequence ATGACAGCAAAGATGCCCGGTCTACGGCCGGTGACCCCGCACTTCTCCTCCGGCCCCTGCGCCAAGCGCCCCGGCTGGAGTCTGCAAGCTCTCACAGATGCGCTGCTCGGACGTTCGCACCGGTCGAAACCCGGCAAGGCGAAGCTCAAGCGCGCCATCGATCTCACCCGCGAAATCCTGCAAGTGCCGGCGGATTGCCGCATCGGCATCGTGCCTGCCTCCGACACCGGCGCCGTCGAAATGGCGATGTGGTCGCTCCTGGGCGCGCGTCCCGTCACCATGCTCGCCTGGGAATCCTTCGGCGAAGGATGGGTGACCGACGTCGAGAAACAATTGAAGCTGAAAGACGTGACGGTGCTGAAGGCGCCGTACGGCGAAATTCCCGATCTGTCGAAAGTCGATTCCGACACCGACATCGTCTTCACCTGGAACGGCACCACCTCCGGCGTGCGCGTGCCGAACGCCGACTGGATCCGCGCCGACCGCAAGGGCCTGACCATCTGCGACGCCACCTCGGCCGCGTTCGCGCAGCCGCTCGATTTCGCCAAGCTCGATGTGGTGACCTTCTCCTGGCAGAAGGCGCTCGGCGGCGAAGCGGCGCACGGCATGCTCATTCTTTCGCCACGCGCCGTCGAACGGCTGGAAAGCCACAAGCCGGCCTGGCCGCTGCCGAAAATCTTCCGCATGACCAAGGGCGGCAAGCTGAACGAGGGCATCTTCGTCGGCGAGACGATCAACACGCCCTCGATGCTGTGCGTGGAGGATTATCTCGACACGCTCAGCTGGGCGAAGTCGGTCGGCGGCCTGAAGGCGCTGATCGCGCGCGCGGATGCCAATACGAAAACGATCGCCGACTGGGTCACGCGAACGTCGTGGATCGAGAATCTCGCAACCAATCCTGCGACGCGCTCCAACACCTCGGTCTGCCTGAAGATCGTCGACCCCACGGTCACGGCCCTGTCGGTCGACGCGCAATGGACCTTCGTGAAGGACATTGTCGCTCTGGTCGAGAAGGAGGGCGTCGCCTACGACTTCGCCAATCATCGCGATGCGCTGCCGGGACTTCGCATCTGGTGCGGCGCAACGGTCGAGACGCGCGACGTCGAAGCGCTGCTGCCGTGGCTCGACTGGGCCTACGCTAAGGCGAAAGAGTCGCTGGCAAAGGCCGCTTAG
- a CDS encoding outer membrane beta-barrel protein produces the protein MSRSSIFAIAGAAASILAAPAQAADAPEPIFAPAQPVVVQEFASGWYIRGDIGYRLNSVDGASTLFADPITATSIDDTAVFGGGGGYKAGWFRADLTVDYSGRAKFNADVASVPAGTFATKIEMVTTLANLYADLGTWWGFTPYVGIGAGAGYMRTVEFYQDGVLIPGNKIDKWNFAWAAIAGMSYRIGVNLLADASYRYLDLGDAVTAVNAAGNQLTVRDITAHEFRIGLRYNLD, from the coding sequence ATGAGTCGTTCGAGCATCTTTGCAATCGCCGGGGCCGCGGCCTCCATCCTCGCCGCGCCCGCCCAGGCCGCCGATGCGCCGGAGCCGATCTTTGCGCCCGCGCAACCGGTCGTCGTGCAGGAATTTGCGTCCGGCTGGTACATCCGCGGCGACATCGGCTATCGCCTGAACAGCGTCGACGGTGCCAGCACGCTCTTCGCCGATCCGATCACTGCCACCTCGATTGACGACACCGCAGTGTTCGGTGGTGGCGGCGGCTACAAGGCCGGCTGGTTCCGCGCTGACCTGACGGTCGACTACAGCGGCAGGGCAAAGTTCAACGCCGATGTCGCCAGCGTGCCGGCAGGCACTTTCGCCACCAAGATTGAAATGGTGACCACGCTCGCGAATCTCTATGCGGATCTTGGCACCTGGTGGGGCTTCACGCCCTATGTCGGCATCGGCGCCGGCGCCGGATACATGCGGACCGTGGAATTCTATCAGGACGGCGTGTTGATTCCGGGCAATAAGATCGACAAATGGAATTTCGCCTGGGCGGCCATCGCCGGCATGAGCTACCGCATCGGCGTCAATCTGCTGGCCGACGCGAGCTATCGCTATCTCGATCTGGGCGACGCGGTGACAGCGGTGAACGCCGCCGGCAATCAGCTCACGGTCAGAGACATCACCGCGCACGAATTCCGCATCGGGTTGCGCTACAATCTCGATTGA
- a CDS encoding acyltransferase family protein, with protein MTRERAKEAASRIAFVDYGKGFCIILVVMMHSVLGLEAAVGHEGWLHAVVAFAKPFRIPSFFLIAGLFLSRGIDSDWRSYLDRKVLHFVYFYALWLTIQFAFKFPGMAHGQGIGAASWTYLEAFVQPFGTLWFIYLLPIFFVVTKLTRPLPPLLVWLVAAALEMAHVDTGAIVIDEFASRFVYFYSGYLFARAVFTFSDEVTPRAPLALIGLLAWGALNGVLVARGWAELPLVSLALGLVGAAALIAAAALLARRDLCPPLRWCGQNSLIIYLAFFLPMALARESLVRSGIIADAGTMSLIVTIVAVVVPLMIEPLVRNTRLRFLFERPDVFRLKPDMRLAPQR; from the coding sequence GTGACACGAGAACGGGCCAAGGAAGCGGCCTCACGCATCGCCTTTGTCGATTACGGCAAGGGCTTTTGTATCATCCTTGTCGTGATGATGCATTCGGTGCTCGGCCTTGAGGCTGCGGTCGGCCATGAGGGCTGGCTGCACGCGGTCGTCGCATTCGCCAAGCCGTTCCGTATTCCCTCCTTCTTTCTGATTGCGGGTCTGTTCCTGTCGCGCGGCATCGACAGCGACTGGCGCAGCTATCTCGATCGCAAGGTCCTGCATTTCGTCTATTTCTACGCGCTGTGGCTGACCATCCAGTTCGCCTTCAAGTTCCCCGGCATGGCGCACGGGCAGGGAATTGGCGCGGCGAGCTGGACCTATCTCGAAGCCTTCGTGCAGCCGTTCGGAACGCTGTGGTTCATCTATCTCCTGCCCATCTTCTTCGTCGTCACCAAGCTGACCCGTCCGTTGCCGCCGCTGCTGGTGTGGCTGGTCGCCGCGGCGCTGGAAATGGCACATGTCGACACCGGCGCCATCGTCATTGACGAATTCGCATCGCGCTTCGTCTATTTCTATTCGGGCTATCTGTTCGCGCGCGCGGTGTTCACGTTCTCGGATGAGGTCACGCCGCGCGCGCCGTTGGCGCTGATCGGACTATTGGCCTGGGGCGCCCTCAATGGCGTTCTGGTGGCGCGCGGCTGGGCGGAGCTTCCGTTGGTATCGCTGGCGCTTGGCCTGGTCGGCGCCGCCGCGCTGATCGCCGCCGCGGCCTTGCTCGCGCGACGCGATCTTTGTCCGCCGCTGCGCTGGTGCGGGCAGAACTCGCTGATCATCTATCTCGCCTTCTTCCTGCCGATGGCGCTGGCGCGCGAAAGCCTGGTGCGCAGCGGTATCATCGCCGATGCGGGGACAATGTCGCTGATCGTCACCATCGTCGCGGTCGTCGTTCCGCTTATGATCGAACCGCTGGTCCGCAACACGCGTCTGCGTTTCCTGTTCGAGCGCCCCGACGTGTTTCGTCTCAAGCCCGACATGCGGCTCGCGCCACAGCGGTGA
- a CDS encoding outer membrane beta-barrel protein, with protein sequence MDGKGYVMSSVKQRLLTGIAVAALCGSQAYAADYPSPPPPQQVIYQQVPVPVPVQDFGGWYLRGDIGMSNQKIKGIDYFRNATAPGFTWLDEGGVDSAPFFGLGIGYQYNDWLRFDLTGEYRGKANFHALARYNDGAFGSDDYRGTKREWLFLANAYLDLGTWWCITPFIGAGVGFANITIDHFYDNNVLTGGGGYADSGSVTNFAWAVHAGLAYKVNPNFTVELAYRYLNMGDGETGIAYNLDGSTSNQVFTIKDITSHDLKFGVRWNLQDSTPGVRPAVFTPPPAPVYAQPQQQVITMPQQVITAPPQVVTAPPPAPVYAQPQPLYQPQYTPAPAPQPQYAPPPPNWQYQQQPPLMRRG encoded by the coding sequence ATGGACGGGAAGGGATATGTGATGAGCAGCGTCAAACAGCGTCTTCTGACAGGTATCGCCGTCGCCGCCTTGTGCGGCAGCCAGGCCTATGCGGCCGACTATCCGTCGCCGCCGCCTCCGCAGCAGGTGATCTACCAGCAGGTGCCGGTGCCCGTTCCGGTGCAGGATTTCGGCGGCTGGTATCTGCGCGGCGATATCGGGATGAGCAATCAGAAGATCAAAGGCATTGATTATTTTCGTAATGCGACCGCGCCAGGGTTCACTTGGCTGGACGAGGGTGGTGTCGATTCCGCTCCTTTTTTTGGACTTGGTATCGGCTACCAATACAACGACTGGCTGCGTTTCGATCTGACCGGGGAATATCGTGGCAAAGCCAATTTTCATGCTTTGGCGCGGTATAACGATGGCGCATTTGGGTCGGATGATTATCGAGGCACGAAGCGGGAATGGCTGTTTCTTGCCAATGCTTATCTTGATCTCGGCACATGGTGGTGCATAACGCCATTCATTGGTGCTGGCGTCGGCTTTGCCAATATCACCATCGATCATTTCTACGACAACAACGTCCTCACTGGCGGTGGTGGTTATGCTGATTCAGGTTCTGTCACTAATTTTGCTTGGGCCGTGCATGCGGGTCTCGCCTACAAGGTTAATCCAAACTTCACCGTCGAACTGGCCTACCGCTATCTCAACATGGGCGATGGCGAGACCGGGATCGCCTACAACCTAGATGGCTCGACCAGCAATCAGGTGTTCACCATCAAAGACATCACCTCGCACGATCTGAAATTCGGCGTGCGCTGGAACCTGCAGGACTCAACGCCCGGCGTCAGGCCTGCGGTCTTTACGCCGCCGCCGGCGCCAGTTTACGCGCAGCCGCAGCAGCAAGTGATCACCATGCCGCAGCAGGTGATCACGGCACCGCCGCAGGTAGTCACCGCGCCGCCGCCTGCGCCGGTTTATGCGCAGCCGCAGCCGCTCTATCAGCCGCAATATACGCCAGCGCCGGCCCCGCAGCCGCAATACGCGCCACCGCCGCCGAACTGGCAATATCAGCAACAGCCGCCGCTGATGCGGCGCGGCTGA
- the bfr gene encoding bacterioferritin, with translation MQGDARVIEFLNRGLRSELTAINQYWLHYRMLDNWGLKDLAKKWREESIDEMKHADKFVERIIFLDGFPNLQVLDPLRIGQSVKEILECDLAAEHDARNLYQEAATYCHSVKDYVSRDLFEELMKDEEGHIDFLETQLDLVAKLGVELYSQHHIGELED, from the coding sequence ATGCAAGGCGACGCCAGGGTCATTGAATTTCTCAACCGCGGGCTTCGCAGCGAATTGACGGCCATCAATCAGTACTGGCTGCATTACCGGATGCTGGACAATTGGGGCCTGAAGGACCTCGCCAAGAAATGGCGCGAGGAATCCATCGACGAGATGAAGCACGCCGACAAGTTCGTCGAGCGCATCATCTTCCTCGACGGCTTTCCCAACCTGCAGGTGCTGGATCCGCTGCGCATCGGCCAGTCGGTGAAGGAAATCCTGGAATGCGATCTCGCCGCGGAGCATGACGCGCGCAACCTCTATCAGGAGGCGGCGACCTATTGCCACAGCGTGAAGGATTACGTCTCGCGCGATCTGTTCGAGGAACTGATGAAGGATGAGGAAGGCCACATCGACTTCCTCGAGACGCAGCTCGATCTTGTCGCCAAGCTCGGCGTCGAGCTTTACTCGCAGCATCACATCGGCGAACTCGAAGACTGA
- a CDS encoding (2Fe-2S)-binding protein: protein MIVCSCNVLSDGDVRRACMAEVPPRTASQVYGCLGCSAQCGRCARTIKKVMDEALGACAAGCAICPHTGNLLPARAPDRS from the coding sequence ATGATCGTCTGCTCCTGCAATGTCCTGTCTGACGGCGATGTGCGCCGCGCCTGCATGGCGGAGGTTCCGCCGCGGACGGCCAGTCAGGTCTATGGGTGCCTCGGCTGCAGCGCACAGTGCGGACGCTGCGCCCGCACCATCAAGAAAGTCATGGACGAGGCCCTGGGCGCTTGCGCCGCCGGCTGCGCTATCTGCCCGCATACTGGCAATTTGTTACCGGCCCGCGCTCCCGACCGGTCCTGA